A genomic stretch from Thalassophryne amazonica chromosome 18, fThaAma1.1, whole genome shotgun sequence includes:
- the LOC117530725 gene encoding pleckstrin homology domain-containing family A member 1-like isoform X2, with the protein MPYVDRHNHICGFLDIEEQENSGRFLRRYFILDTEDGRLLWYMDNPQNLPKGAENVGFLSLVYISKVSDAAKLRPKAEFCFVINAGMRKFYLQANDQQDLVEWINVLNSATKITVPKFDGSGAVHSETPQEILGAMKQVSYKTEIIGGVPIITTTQEQGEGQNGAERGGLRRAQNQLPYFLSRGAQDQSVIKVGYCVKQGALMKNWKRRYFILDENTLNYYKSDRDREPLKVIPLKEIYTVQECKQRENMLRDNLFEMVTSSRIFYIQADSPEAMHSWIKAISGAIVAQRGTGRSTIRQARRLSSPCIQMYTSLFSTSTVTTPLPYPQPPPHSTTRSQGNYNTHNPPSQLPQRVLSVASDRQHQDNFLSLLPWRLSGVQSKMMSLPPARSRLSLQETMQPSK; encoded by the exons ATGCCTTACGTGGACAGACACAATCACATCTGCGGCTTCCTGGACATCGAGGAGCAGGAGAACAGCGGGCGCTTCCTGCGGCGCTACTTCATCCTGGACACCGAGGATGGCCGCCTGCTGTGGTACATGGACAACCCGCAG AATCTGCCAAAAGGAGCTGAGAATGTTGGATTTCTCAGCCTCGTCTACATCTCCAAG GTCAGCGATGCCGCCAAACTCAGACCAAAGGCGGAGTTCTGCTTCG ttaTAAATGCGGGGATGCGGAAGTTCTACCTGCAGGCCAATGACCAGCAGGATTTAGTGGAATGGATCAACGTTCTCAACAGTGCCACCAAAATTACt GTGCCGAAGTTTGACGGGAGCGGGGCGGTCCACTCGGAAACCCCCCAGGAAATACTCGGAGCCATGAAACAGGTCTCCTACAAGACTGAGATCATAGGAGGCGTTCCCATCATCACGACAACGCAG gAGCAGGGGGAGGGGCAGAATGGGGCAGAGCGTGGCGGTCTGAGGCGGGCTCAGAACCAGCTGCCCTACTTCCTGTCCAGGGGTGCTCAGGACCAGAGCGTTATCAAAGTGGGATACTGTGTcaaacagggagccctg ATGAAGAACTGGAAGAGGAGGTActtcatcctggatgaaaacactCTGAACTACTACAAATCTGACCGG GACCGTGAGCCATTAAAAGTCATCCCGCTGAAGGAGATTTACACCGTTCAGGAGTGTAAGCAGAG AGAAAACATGCTGAGGGACAACCTGTTTGAGATGGTCACCAGCTCCAGAATCTTCTACATACAG GCGGACAGTCCTGAAGCTATGCACAGCTGGATTAAGGCCATCTCAGGGGCCATCGTGGCTCAGCGTGGTACTGGGCGATCAACT ATCCGTCAGGCCAGACGCCTGTCCAGCCCGTGTATACAGATGTACACGTCGCTCTTCAGCAC GAGCACAGTGACCACTCCTCTTCCTTACCCACAGCCACCTCCACATTCTACTACCCGATCACAGGGGAACTACAATACCCACAATCCTCCTTCCCAGCTGCCACAGCGGGTGCTGAGCGTGGCATCGGACAGACAGCATCAGGACAACTTCCTGAGCCTGCTTCCATGGAGACTGAGTGGCGTTCAGTCCAAAATGATGTCCCTCCCCCCAGCACGGTCACGCCTTTCGTTGCAGGAGACAATGCAGCCGTCAAAATGA
- the LOC117530725 gene encoding pleckstrin homology domain-containing family A member 1-like isoform X1, protein MPYVDRHNHICGFLDIEEQENSGRFLRRYFILDTEDGRLLWYMDNPQNLPKGAENVGFLSLVYISKVSDAAKLRPKAEFCFVINAGMRKFYLQANDQQDLVEWINVLNSATKITVPKFDGSGAVHSETPQEILGAMKQVSYKTEIIGGVPIITTTQEQGEGQNGAERGGLRRAQNQLPYFLSRGAQDQSVIKVGYCVKQGALMKNWKRRYFILDENTLNYYKSDRDREPLKVIPLKEIYTVQECKQRENMLRDNLFEMVTSSRIFYIQADSPEAMHSWIKAISGAIVAQRGTGRSTEHSDHSSSLPTATSTFYYPITGELQYPQSSFPAATAGAERGIGQTASGQLPEPASMETEWRSVQNDVPPPSTVTPFVAGDNAAVKMTGDNEDESPWKRHIRIDSSASEDELERSQSQESDLQMTLI, encoded by the exons ATGCCTTACGTGGACAGACACAATCACATCTGCGGCTTCCTGGACATCGAGGAGCAGGAGAACAGCGGGCGCTTCCTGCGGCGCTACTTCATCCTGGACACCGAGGATGGCCGCCTGCTGTGGTACATGGACAACCCGCAG AATCTGCCAAAAGGAGCTGAGAATGTTGGATTTCTCAGCCTCGTCTACATCTCCAAG GTCAGCGATGCCGCCAAACTCAGACCAAAGGCGGAGTTCTGCTTCG ttaTAAATGCGGGGATGCGGAAGTTCTACCTGCAGGCCAATGACCAGCAGGATTTAGTGGAATGGATCAACGTTCTCAACAGTGCCACCAAAATTACt GTGCCGAAGTTTGACGGGAGCGGGGCGGTCCACTCGGAAACCCCCCAGGAAATACTCGGAGCCATGAAACAGGTCTCCTACAAGACTGAGATCATAGGAGGCGTTCCCATCATCACGACAACGCAG gAGCAGGGGGAGGGGCAGAATGGGGCAGAGCGTGGCGGTCTGAGGCGGGCTCAGAACCAGCTGCCCTACTTCCTGTCCAGGGGTGCTCAGGACCAGAGCGTTATCAAAGTGGGATACTGTGTcaaacagggagccctg ATGAAGAACTGGAAGAGGAGGTActtcatcctggatgaaaacactCTGAACTACTACAAATCTGACCGG GACCGTGAGCCATTAAAAGTCATCCCGCTGAAGGAGATTTACACCGTTCAGGAGTGTAAGCAGAG AGAAAACATGCTGAGGGACAACCTGTTTGAGATGGTCACCAGCTCCAGAATCTTCTACATACAG GCGGACAGTCCTGAAGCTATGCACAGCTGGATTAAGGCCATCTCAGGGGCCATCGTGGCTCAGCGTGGTACTGGGCGATCAACT GAGCACAGTGACCACTCCTCTTCCTTACCCACAGCCACCTCCACATTCTACTACCCGATCACAGGGGAACTACAATACCCACAATCCTCCTTCCCAGCTGCCACAGCGGGTGCTGAGCGTGGCATCGGACAGACAGCATCAGGACAACTTCCTGAGCCTGCTTCCATGGAGACTGAGTGGCGTTCAGTCCAAAATGATGTCCCTCCCCCCAGCACGGTCACGCCTTTCGTTGCAGGAGACAATGCAGCCGTCAAAATGACGGGGGACAACGAGGACGAGTCACCGTGGAAACGTCACATCAGAATTGACAGCAGTGCTAGCGAGGATGAGTTGGAGCGTTCCCAGTCTCAGGAATCTGACCTGCAGATGACCCTGATTTGA